From a region of the Paenibacillus sp. FSL R10-2734 genome:
- a CDS encoding plantaricin C family lantibiotic — translation MKYSTLLRNPVLQNKIASNMYNPAGSVLEEIGEQEMSLQAGGTISVASIGCDIVYFVASKYLGNHGYVCTLTKECMPSCN, via the coding sequence ATGAAATATTCCACATTATTGAGAAACCCGGTACTTCAAAACAAAATTGCTTCAAACATGTATAATCCAGCAGGTAGCGTTCTGGAAGAAATCGGCGAGCAGGAAATGAGCCTGCAAGCGGGGGGAACGATCTCGGTCGCTTCTATTGGCTGCGATATTGTTTACTTTGTCGCAAGCAAATATCTCGGCAATCATGGCTATGTCTGCACATTAACCAAAGAGTGTATGCCCTCTTGTAACTAA
- a CDS encoding type 2 lanthipeptide synthetase LanM family protein, producing the protein MNMTDTSEIIQFDDVIAYWLTLFPEVDGREGLQDILQRVRGTGFGDLEKALAKSQEDKQAGRFDEFFRVVPSPSISNIYGRLEEEYPFLYFLEPVINLYASSFYDGIQEIGLVQDPHVLLESSLRTIIGSLLGIAQRTLILELNIARMNKVLEGDTPEARLLHFFKWLLKDSNYLRSLYREYPGLIELLSVRIDNYFTFLLNIIKETEQEKDKLSALFCQGCDIGKLSRLTADAGDSHRGGKSVAIMEFQSGTNLVYKPRCLEVEDAFQHLLKWMEKQKLPKCLDFKIMKMHLGVEHGWVEFIEYQECANQEEIAEFYRRMGQYLGVFHALNANDFHHENLIASGPYPVPIDLESIFHPRMDVKHDYHSNSMQIAQKIIHSSVYAIGLLPQQIINRVDNADISMDISGMGAEVDQVAPFKYFVIKNQNSDEMKIEKELGLLKPQINNPRLGGQIHKADDYIDEIKRGFETVYRWIMANKNVISNKCRDLFADKKIRCILRPTSMYGQLLRTSFHPDFLRDQIHRDVLLHRIGIQDSSEHGQVVASEIEDMRMGDIPYFNAAIEGNVLYDSYGREMAGLFANSPLSDVTNKIYDFSETDLHRQLHFIDISFLAKSNDTQKEITNIKFSPVNVTRLLQPEKWLKLAEDIGNYVIEHSIIGRLNGKVDRTWISTVLEGRDEIYWSFAPVGDDLYSGNSGISLFLAQLGAITGKSEYAKAALEAMRSPMHEIEHLKPGHPYLVGAYNGISGTFYTLIHLDRLYPQLQLGAFVCKHMHKLGELIPNDTVYDVIGGAAGSLGVILSLYEQAKGNEPYRNELLSLAVAHYEHLRGHSVSRGEEGIVWESKVTVPSTGYSHGNAGIAAYLSRLLAITGDKRIEQTIHQTLAYERSLYTAEHGNWYSTESKERLSYGWCHGAPGILLGRLLMKKAGYQDKRIDEEINIGINTTIARGFGYNPSLCHGDLGNLQILQYAAQTMQNVELGNRCLYTFQELFEQVLATRWNKGIFRGTESMSPLIGIAGFGYSLLKQYAPDNVPNLLWFD; encoded by the coding sequence ATGAACATGACAGATACATCCGAAATTATACAATTTGATGATGTCATCGCGTATTGGTTGACGCTTTTCCCGGAGGTAGATGGTAGAGAAGGACTGCAGGACATATTGCAGCGAGTACGCGGGACTGGATTTGGAGACCTTGAGAAGGCTCTGGCAAAATCACAAGAAGATAAGCAAGCAGGCCGGTTTGATGAGTTTTTCCGGGTTGTCCCTAGCCCATCTATATCAAATATTTATGGAAGGCTGGAAGAGGAGTACCCGTTTCTTTATTTCTTAGAGCCGGTGATTAATTTGTATGCCTCTTCATTCTATGATGGCATACAAGAAATTGGGCTGGTACAGGACCCGCATGTTCTACTGGAGTCCTCACTGCGAACGATTATTGGCTCATTGTTAGGCATCGCACAACGAACGTTAATTCTCGAACTCAACATTGCGAGAATGAACAAAGTACTTGAGGGGGATACTCCCGAAGCTCGACTTTTGCATTTTTTTAAGTGGCTGTTGAAAGATTCAAACTATCTGCGTTCCTTATACAGAGAATACCCCGGATTGATCGAACTACTGTCCGTTCGCATAGACAATTATTTCACATTCCTTCTGAACATTATCAAAGAAACAGAACAAGAGAAAGATAAGTTATCGGCACTGTTTTGTCAGGGTTGCGATATTGGTAAACTAAGCAGGCTAACAGCCGATGCAGGTGATTCGCATAGAGGAGGCAAAAGCGTCGCCATTATGGAGTTCCAATCCGGGACAAACCTTGTGTATAAGCCACGTTGCCTGGAAGTCGAGGATGCATTCCAGCATTTACTAAAGTGGATGGAGAAACAAAAGTTACCGAAATGTCTGGATTTTAAGATAATGAAGATGCATTTGGGGGTAGAGCACGGTTGGGTTGAGTTTATTGAATACCAGGAATGCGCCAACCAAGAGGAAATTGCCGAGTTCTACAGAAGGATGGGACAGTACCTGGGAGTGTTTCATGCATTGAATGCGAACGATTTCCATCACGAAAACTTGATTGCGAGTGGCCCGTACCCAGTTCCTATTGACCTGGAGTCGATATTCCATCCCCGTATGGATGTCAAACATGACTATCACTCGAATTCAATGCAGATTGCTCAAAAAATCATCCATAGCTCTGTTTATGCCATCGGACTTTTACCCCAACAGATTATTAATCGCGTTGATAATGCGGATATTAGTATGGATATCAGCGGGATGGGAGCAGAGGTCGACCAAGTTGCACCGTTTAAATACTTTGTCATAAAAAATCAAAATTCCGATGAGATGAAAATTGAAAAGGAGCTTGGGCTACTTAAGCCACAGATTAATAATCCCCGGCTTGGCGGTCAGATTCATAAGGCAGATGATTATATCGATGAGATTAAACGAGGCTTTGAAACAGTATATCGCTGGATAATGGCTAATAAGAATGTAATTTCTAATAAGTGCAGAGACTTGTTTGCAGACAAAAAAATCCGCTGCATCCTTCGTCCGACGAGCATGTACGGCCAACTACTTAGAACGAGCTTTCATCCCGATTTTCTTCGTGATCAGATTCACCGCGACGTGTTACTGCATCGGATTGGTATTCAGGATTCTAGTGAGCATGGACAAGTTGTCGCTTCTGAAATTGAAGATATGCGGATGGGCGATATACCATACTTTAACGCGGCAATCGAAGGGAACGTTCTGTACGATTCCTACGGACGCGAGATGGCCGGTCTATTTGCCAACTCTCCCCTTTCTGACGTAACCAATAAGATTTATGACTTTAGCGAGACCGACTTGCACAGGCAGCTGCATTTTATTGATATTTCTTTTTTGGCGAAATCAAATGATACACAGAAGGAAATTACAAATATTAAATTCAGTCCGGTTAATGTGACTCGTCTGCTTCAGCCGGAAAAATGGCTAAAGCTGGCAGAGGACATCGGTAATTATGTGATAGAGCATAGCATTATCGGCCGTCTGAATGGGAAAGTGGACCGAACATGGATTAGCACGGTGCTGGAGGGACGGGATGAAATTTACTGGTCGTTTGCTCCTGTTGGAGATGACCTGTATAGCGGAAATAGCGGAATTTCCCTATTTCTGGCACAGTTAGGTGCAATCACCGGTAAATCCGAATACGCAAAAGCAGCGCTTGAAGCTATGCGTTCCCCTATGCATGAAATTGAACATTTGAAGCCCGGACATCCCTATTTGGTGGGAGCCTATAACGGCATTAGCGGTACATTCTACACCCTGATACATCTAGACCGGTTGTATCCTCAGCTGCAATTAGGAGCATTCGTATGCAAACATATGCATAAACTTGGTGAACTGATTCCGAATGATACGGTTTATGACGTCATTGGAGGAGCGGCCGGCAGTTTAGGCGTAATACTTTCCCTGTACGAGCAAGCGAAAGGGAATGAGCCCTATCGAAATGAGCTCTTATCGTTGGCCGTTGCCCATTATGAGCATCTGCGGGGTCATAGTGTATCCAGAGGGGAGGAAGGAATCGTTTGGGAATCCAAGGTGACCGTGCCCTCCACAGGATATTCCCATGGCAACGCGGGTATTGCAGCTTATCTTAGCAGACTGCTGGCGATAACCGGAGACAAGAGAATCGAACAGACGATACACCAGACGCTTGCATATGAACGTTCTCTATACACCGCCGAGCATGGCAACTGGTACTCAACCGAATCCAAAGAACGGTTATCCTATGGCTGGTGCCATGGTGCACCAGGTATTCTGCTCGGAAGGCTGCTTATGAAGAAAGCCGGCTACCAGGATAAAAGGATCGACGAAGAAATTAATATCGGCATAAATACGACCATAGCAAGAGGATTTGGATATAATCCCTCTTTATGTCATGGTGATCTGGGAAACCTCCAGATCCTACAATATGCCGCGCAAACAATGCAAAACGTTGAATTGGGGAACCGTTGCTTGTATACGTTTCAAGAGTTGTTCGAGCAAGTATTAGCCACTAGGTGGAATAAAGGAATATTCCGCGGAACGGAATCGATGAGCCCTCTTATCGGTATCGCTGGTTTTGGATATTCGCTTCTTAAACAATATGCGCCGGATAATGTGCCAAATTTACTTTGGTTTGACTAA
- a CDS encoding ABC transporter ATP-binding protein — protein sequence MLIKEVCRIENISKRYGGTQVIQNLSFSIAAGEIVGLVGPNGAGKTTLMRIIVGLTRQFEGDVLIQGKNIQTTSSATRHIGCVIEEPGFYPYMTGYRNLRFFADITGTVSEVVLHEVVSLMGLDKAINKKVKHYSMGMKQRLGIALALLQKPEFLVLDEPTNGLDPEGIYEIREYLHKLAKEWDISILISSHLLDEIEKLCDRAEIIQKGQLLQTIHLQEEKMAGREILYTMETGEPDRLAVFLKDRKFVVLEVRIDRVVLKLDKERITGIIQEIGKHDIQLTAFYEVSQTLEQQFLSLVEENHIE from the coding sequence ATGCTAATTAAGGAAGTTTGCAGAATTGAGAATATCAGCAAGCGTTATGGCGGCACGCAAGTGATTCAAAATTTATCATTTTCCATAGCAGCGGGAGAAATAGTCGGACTTGTTGGGCCCAATGGGGCCGGCAAGACGACGCTAATGCGAATCATTGTCGGCTTAACGCGGCAGTTTGAGGGCGATGTCCTTATTCAGGGAAAAAATATTCAAACCACATCAAGTGCAACACGTCATATCGGCTGCGTGATTGAGGAGCCCGGATTCTATCCTTATATGACCGGGTATCGCAATCTGAGATTTTTTGCTGATATAACAGGCACCGTATCAGAAGTGGTACTTCACGAAGTCGTATCATTGATGGGACTGGACAAAGCAATCAATAAGAAAGTTAAGCATTATTCGATGGGTATGAAGCAGCGGTTAGGTATTGCTCTGGCATTATTGCAAAAACCGGAGTTTCTGGTGTTAGACGAGCCGACCAACGGACTTGATCCGGAAGGGATTTATGAAATTCGTGAATACCTTCACAAGTTAGCCAAGGAATGGGACATCTCAATTCTCATCTCCAGCCATTTACTTGACGAGATAGAAAAATTATGTGACAGGGCAGAAATTATTCAGAAGGGGCAACTGCTTCAGACCATTCACCTGCAAGAGGAGAAGATGGCGGGAAGGGAGATCCTGTACACGATGGAGACTGGCGAACCAGACCGGCTTGCTGTATTCCTTAAGGATCGCAAATTCGTTGTCCTAGAGGTCAGAATAGACCGGGTTGTACTCAAATTGGATAAAGAGAGGATTACCGGAATTATTCAAGAGATCGGCAAGCATGATATCCAGCTTACTGCATTTTATGAAGTAAGCCAAACCTTGGAGCAACAATTTCTTAGTTTGGTAGAGGAGAATCACATTGAGTAA
- a CDS encoding class II lanthipeptide, LchA2/BrtA2 family: protein MKKDAIMFKLNQDPTGFIEEMELSALSDVQDPAGGTSWGCAIFGGIVAVTVALCPTTKCTSQCGK, encoded by the coding sequence ATGAAAAAAGACGCTATCATGTTTAAACTCAATCAAGATCCAACCGGATTCATTGAAGAAATGGAATTAAGTGCGCTTTCCGATGTACAAGATCCTGCGGGAGGTACGTCATGGGGATGTGCAATATTTGGAGGAATAGTTGCAGTTACGGTTGCATTATGCCCAACAACCAAATGCACTTCCCAATGCGGTAAGTAA
- a CDS encoding type 2 lanthipeptide synthetase LanM family protein has translation MTIQTKVIFAESLLDAKLFREPGKYTVAQTTNKSGIFDFFYTPYLSSFENRVETFLEQFAITAPFELRTATIISSVLIALKNDLMFISIKVLISEFHEQKISGDLQGEDAESRYQWYDNQFLNYEFHRDLLQRYPVMAYLIQSLLNSKLELLQEAFQRLEQDYTALAERMLLSFDTVNDILLNTGDTHNGGKSVVIFSLGDMERRVVYKPHTLMPESSYNQVLDWLNRKKKLAMEVANTNAIDAGEYGWQEYVEQRACTSLKEVERYYYRIGVHLALMYMLKCGDIHLENLVSDGEFPRMIDLETLLTQQNPIPLAESFLTDFLKSVDNSVLGTMLLPQKFGLSTFDIDLSGLHGGGGETSSYLETYRLMNVGTDDIRLVKQFVVTEENRNRVLYEGGKIDPSQYSLYIQAGFAGAYCVIEEYKEELIQLIGKGLLFQGKYRQVLRPTHIYARYIEAGNHPNYLRKWEDREKLFSLLYGDLPKNQVKIRERTGYEIQSLMFNDVPYFTVGFNSNDLMTGEKNQIDQYYDTVLSDQLLMRIRRLDEQDMKRQMSYIRMSLSTLKNVSWGHGDDKKNGDLPDGGEFRFTDLDHWLGCAKEIGDWMESNSLASSDGMRCSWLSLLVADDRKLSLGPANYTLYEGSGIILFLAYLAKLSGEDKYDRLAKAAYEGMEDLYHPEQLVLSSSAYYGFGSLLYLYYSLWVLWGGDSLYAKFIRQIQRIMEIEIEEDASLDIVSGMAGTVIVCLNIYRTDGNSDLLAVASRWGEELYRRLSVNVSGRLSGLSHGYAGYAWALALLGESVNKTVYTELAFALIEEENKNYDPVVGNWRSMRPKEYDSDLIYWCHGAPGIGLSRARMASFISDVNRTGLLHRDARRAIDKLMKDGFDERLDDSLCHGIFGNIDIALDIAQLTGDQHLLQEVSKKARSAVQRIARRGARYGLGCITDITGFMLGLSGIGYVLLRLSDSRIPSVLALEAARKEEV, from the coding sequence ATGACCATTCAAACAAAAGTTATATTCGCAGAATCATTATTAGACGCTAAATTATTCAGAGAGCCAGGAAAGTATACTGTTGCTCAAACTACTAATAAGAGTGGAATATTTGATTTCTTCTATACTCCATATCTAAGCAGCTTTGAAAACCGAGTGGAAACATTTCTGGAGCAGTTCGCAATAACGGCTCCTTTTGAACTGCGTACGGCAACAATTATATCCAGCGTGCTGATCGCGCTAAAAAATGATTTGATGTTTATCTCCATTAAAGTACTCATTTCGGAATTTCATGAGCAGAAGATCAGCGGGGATTTGCAAGGAGAAGATGCGGAGTCTAGGTACCAATGGTATGATAACCAATTTTTAAATTATGAATTTCATAGAGATCTGTTACAGCGTTATCCGGTAATGGCGTATTTAATTCAATCACTGCTCAATTCTAAACTGGAACTGCTTCAAGAAGCGTTTCAACGACTGGAGCAGGACTACACAGCATTGGCAGAACGGATGTTACTCTCCTTCGATACAGTAAATGATATTCTCCTAAATACGGGGGATACCCATAACGGAGGGAAATCGGTCGTTATTTTTTCTCTCGGAGACATGGAACGAAGGGTCGTATATAAGCCGCATACGCTGATGCCCGAGAGCTCCTATAATCAAGTACTGGACTGGTTAAATAGGAAGAAGAAACTGGCCATGGAAGTTGCGAATACGAATGCTATTGATGCTGGAGAATATGGATGGCAGGAATATGTTGAGCAGCGGGCTTGCACAAGCCTGAAAGAAGTGGAGCGATACTATTATCGGATTGGTGTTCACCTTGCTTTGATGTATATGCTGAAATGTGGAGACATACATTTGGAAAATCTGGTCAGCGACGGAGAATTCCCGAGAATGATCGATTTGGAAACCTTGCTCACTCAGCAAAATCCGATACCGCTGGCGGAATCCTTTCTGACCGACTTCCTGAAATCAGTGGACAATTCCGTCCTAGGCACGATGCTGCTGCCTCAAAAATTTGGTTTATCCACATTTGATATTGATCTAAGCGGTTTGCACGGCGGTGGAGGGGAGACCTCCTCCTATTTGGAAACCTATAGGCTGATGAATGTTGGGACTGATGATATCCGACTTGTTAAACAGTTCGTCGTAACAGAGGAGAACCGGAATCGGGTGCTATACGAAGGCGGAAAAATAGATCCAAGCCAATATAGCCTATATATCCAAGCCGGGTTTGCGGGTGCCTATTGCGTGATAGAGGAATATAAGGAGGAGCTGATCCAGCTAATCGGCAAGGGTCTCCTCTTTCAGGGGAAGTACCGCCAAGTGCTAAGGCCCACCCATATTTATGCGCGGTACATCGAAGCGGGGAATCACCCGAATTATTTAAGAAAATGGGAGGACAGGGAGAAGTTATTCTCGCTTCTCTATGGCGATTTGCCGAAGAATCAGGTCAAAATCAGGGAGCGAACCGGATATGAAATACAGAGCTTGATGTTCAACGATGTTCCTTATTTTACAGTTGGATTCAATTCTAATGATTTAATGACCGGGGAAAAAAACCAGATTGATCAGTATTATGATACCGTCTTGTCCGATCAGTTGCTTATGCGTATTAGAAGATTAGATGAGCAAGATATGAAACGTCAGATGAGTTATATCCGAATGTCCCTAAGTACATTGAAGAATGTAAGCTGGGGACATGGAGATGATAAGAAAAACGGAGATCTTCCGGACGGAGGAGAGTTTCGATTTACGGATCTAGATCATTGGCTTGGCTGTGCGAAGGAAATCGGGGACTGGATGGAGTCAAACAGTTTGGCTAGCAGTGATGGAATGAGGTGTTCCTGGCTGTCGCTTTTGGTTGCTGATGACCGTAAATTGTCACTGGGTCCTGCTAATTACACATTATACGAGGGATCGGGAATAATTCTATTTCTGGCTTATCTGGCCAAGTTATCAGGGGAGGATAAGTACGATCGTCTTGCCAAGGCGGCTTACGAGGGGATGGAAGATCTGTATCATCCTGAGCAGTTGGTGCTATCGTCTTCTGCCTATTACGGCTTCGGCTCCCTGCTATATCTTTATTACTCTTTATGGGTTTTATGGGGCGGCGATAGCCTCTATGCAAAATTCATCAGACAAATTCAAAGAATTATGGAAATAGAAATAGAGGAGGATGCATCCCTGGATATAGTCTCTGGAATGGCGGGGACTGTTATTGTATGCCTTAATATCTACCGCACAGACGGTAACTCAGATTTACTAGCAGTGGCAAGCCGTTGGGGAGAGGAACTTTATCGTCGGCTGTCAGTCAATGTATCAGGACGTTTAAGCGGACTATCCCACGGCTATGCAGGTTATGCATGGGCATTGGCTTTGCTAGGAGAGTCAGTGAATAAGACAGTTTATACCGAACTGGCGTTCGCCTTGATTGAGGAAGAGAATAAGAACTACGACCCTGTAGTCGGCAATTGGAGAAGCATGCGTCCGAAAGAGTATGATTCAGACTTGATATATTGGTGCCATGGGGCACCGGGCATCGGCCTATCCCGCGCTAGAATGGCTTCGTTCATCAGCGATGTAAACCGAACGGGACTATTGCATAGGGATGCTAGACGAGCAATTGACAAGTTAATGAAGGACGGCTTTGATGAGAGGCTAGATGACAGCTTATGCCATGGAATCTTCGGGAATATCGACATTGCCTTAGACATTGCGCAGCTGACCGGAGATCAGCATTTATTGCAGGAGGTTAGTAAAAAGGCACGCTCAGCTGTCCAACGGATAGCAAGAAGGGGGGCGCGGTACGGTTTGGGATGTATTACGGATATCACCGGGTTTATGCTGGGATTGTCGGGCATTGGTTACGTGCTGCTGCGCCTGAGTGATTCCCGTATTCCATCCGTTTTAGCGCTGGAAGCAGCGCGGAAAGAGGAGGTTTGA
- a CDS encoding peptidase domain-containing ABC transporter: MSRKTRMHVPYVEQMQQTECGLCCVAMILRYYQSHEMLSDLREFLDVGRDGLKISQLNQLLNNLGFNTHVYHSDVKGLQQVHVPAILFWNEDHFVVLEKINGSKVYIVDPSFGRKCIKLEELEEQYSKYVLTAEPSERFSPRKKKKSVWFDFFPGVFQNKRLFITIVILSLITYLVTLSVPILVQYLIDEIVVKQRLDKFGLYISIMLAAILIYCSIYFYRGRKLIDLQVILDRIMTTKTFSHLLNVPYKFFEARSFGDLLFRINSLHAIRDLLSEHLAKGLIDFGAIAFILVYMSYKSLILTGVAVAIVILTGIYILYSRPYIVEANQHEIVENTKLQSAQVEAMYSIFGVKTAGIEDQVYRGWNKKFENVLFRYRKKGNILNIYSTIMAVMSTISPIAILLIGIQQYLQHAITLGEVIAFHALSGTFFATSVSLFQTYNNFVLASSYLDRIRDITDAKIEKNPDVPVEHQIKGDIRLEGVSFSYTNHAQEVLHNLSLHIKSGQKVAIVGPSGSGKSTLSKILLGIYTPTAGKIYYDDLELEQFNKQKLRRQMGVVPQDINLFNNSILENIRMNKDDVDIEAVKRAAEVAQIRDEIESMPMGYYTVISDMGMNLSGGQRQRIALARAIISDPKVVILDEATSSLDSINEARVSHYFKSNGCTRVVIAHRLSTIIDSDIIYVMNEGRIVELGSHDQLMAQKGPYYQLYSVHKSEQELISV; encoded by the coding sequence GTGAGTAGAAAAACGAGAATGCACGTTCCCTACGTAGAGCAAATGCAGCAGACGGAGTGCGGTTTATGCTGCGTTGCGATGATTTTAAGATACTATCAGAGCCACGAAATGCTTAGTGATTTGCGTGAATTTCTTGATGTTGGGCGGGACGGGTTGAAAATCAGCCAGCTGAATCAACTGCTAAATAATTTAGGTTTTAATACACATGTATATCACTCTGACGTGAAGGGACTGCAACAGGTCCACGTTCCTGCAATTTTATTTTGGAACGAAGATCATTTTGTCGTATTGGAAAAAATTAATGGGAGCAAGGTTTATATCGTGGACCCTTCTTTCGGGCGGAAGTGCATTAAGCTGGAAGAATTGGAGGAACAGTATTCAAAGTACGTGCTTACTGCAGAGCCTTCAGAGAGATTTTCCCCACGAAAAAAAAAGAAAAGTGTCTGGTTTGATTTTTTTCCAGGAGTTTTTCAAAATAAACGACTTTTTATTACAATTGTAATCTTGTCTCTCATAACTTATTTAGTAACGCTATCAGTTCCGATTCTTGTGCAGTATCTAATCGACGAAATTGTCGTGAAACAGAGATTAGACAAGTTTGGGTTATATATTAGCATTATGCTGGCAGCCATCCTCATTTATTGCTCGATTTATTTTTATAGGGGACGCAAGCTTATTGATCTCCAAGTGATCCTGGATCGAATAATGACTACGAAAACGTTCTCTCATTTATTGAACGTCCCCTATAAGTTTTTTGAAGCACGTTCGTTCGGTGATTTACTGTTCCGTATTAACAGTCTGCACGCCATTCGTGATCTGCTTTCCGAACATTTGGCTAAAGGGCTTATAGACTTCGGAGCAATCGCTTTTATCCTGGTATATATGTCCTACAAGTCACTAATTTTAACGGGTGTAGCAGTTGCTATTGTGATCCTTACTGGAATCTACATTCTATATTCCCGACCTTATATTGTAGAAGCTAACCAGCATGAAATCGTAGAGAATACTAAGCTCCAATCTGCGCAGGTAGAGGCGATGTACTCCATATTTGGCGTAAAAACGGCAGGTATTGAGGATCAGGTATACCGCGGATGGAATAAGAAATTTGAAAATGTATTGTTCCGGTACAGAAAGAAAGGGAATATTCTCAATATCTATAGTACTATTATGGCAGTCATGTCAACTATATCACCGATTGCCATTCTGCTTATAGGTATCCAGCAATATTTGCAGCACGCTATTACATTGGGGGAGGTTATTGCATTCCATGCCTTGTCGGGAACTTTTTTCGCCACAAGCGTATCGTTGTTCCAAACTTATAATAACTTTGTACTCGCCTCTTCTTACTTGGACCGGATACGCGATATTACGGATGCTAAGATCGAGAAAAATCCGGACGTTCCGGTTGAACACCAGATAAAGGGGGACATACGGCTTGAAGGAGTCTCATTCTCCTATACCAATCATGCGCAAGAGGTACTCCATAATCTGTCCCTTCATATAAAAAGCGGACAGAAAGTCGCCATAGTGGGTCCTTCTGGTTCCGGTAAGAGCACGCTCAGTAAAATTCTGCTCGGCATCTATACGCCAACCGCAGGGAAAATTTATTATGATGACCTGGAATTGGAGCAATTCAATAAGCAGAAGCTACGCAGGCAGATGGGGGTTGTACCGCAAGATATTAACTTGTTCAACAATTCAATACTGGAAAATATAAGAATGAACAAAGACGATGTAGATATCGAAGCGGTAAAGAGAGCAGCAGAGGTCGCACAGATCCGCGATGAAATTGAGAGCATGCCAATGGGCTACTATACGGTGATATCCGATATGGGCATGAATTTATCTGGCGGGCAGCGGCAGCGAATTGCACTGGCCCGTGCGATCATTTCCGATCCTAAAGTTGTTATACTTGATGAAGCAACTAGTTCGTTGGACTCCATAAATGAAGCAAGAGTTTCTCACTATTTTAAGAGCAACGGCTGCACGCGCGTAGTAATTGCACACCGTTTATCGACTATCATCGATTCCGACATTATTTATGTCATGAACGAAGGAAGAATAGTGGAATTGGGCTCTCATGATCAATTGATGGCACAGAAGGGGCCATACTACCAATTATATAGTGTGCATAAGAGCGAACAGGAACTAATATCCGTATAA